The Actinomadura sp. WMMB 499 genome includes a window with the following:
- a CDS encoding amino acid permease, with protein sequence MTMLAIGGAVGAGLFVGSGAVIGTAGPAAVLSYAAAGALVLCVLRALGEMVVARPVAGSLAEYARMALGPFAGFTIGWIYWYLYVILVGAEAVAGAAILAEWIDLPAWTLAAALLVVMTAVNLVSVRSFGEFEFWFASIKVAAILVFLVLGALWVLGLWPDSPGGLGNLTAHGGFAPNGVGAIFTAIVAVMFAFGGTEIVTIAAAESSEPGRAVAKATGNVLWRVAIFYVFSILLVVAILPWNAAEVLTSPFVSALERLDVPAAGTLMQAVILTAVLSVLNSAIYVSSRMLYVLTRDGDAPAGLVKLNRRGVPVRAILLGTVAAWAAVIASYTSPDQVFAFLMNSIGVVLAFVYLAILFSHLRLRARLRREDPGSLTYRMWLYPYLTWTAVAALAAVLVSMALMDDRRSQLVASLASLAVVAAAYPLRRRFGKTPPAPAPGLAKAP encoded by the coding sequence ATGACGATGCTCGCGATCGGCGGCGCGGTCGGCGCCGGGCTGTTCGTCGGCAGCGGCGCCGTGATCGGCACCGCGGGACCCGCCGCCGTCCTGTCCTACGCGGCCGCGGGCGCGCTCGTCCTGTGCGTCCTGCGGGCCCTCGGCGAGATGGTCGTCGCGCGGCCCGTGGCCGGATCGCTCGCCGAGTACGCCCGGATGGCGCTCGGCCCGTTCGCCGGGTTCACGATCGGCTGGATCTACTGGTACCTCTACGTGATCCTCGTGGGGGCCGAGGCCGTCGCGGGCGCCGCGATCCTGGCCGAGTGGATCGACCTCCCGGCCTGGACGCTCGCCGCCGCGCTGCTGGTCGTGATGACGGCCGTGAACCTGGTGTCCGTCCGGTCCTTCGGCGAGTTCGAGTTCTGGTTCGCCTCGATCAAGGTCGCCGCGATCCTGGTGTTCCTCGTCCTCGGCGCCCTCTGGGTGCTCGGGCTGTGGCCCGACTCCCCCGGCGGCCTCGGCAACCTCACCGCGCACGGCGGGTTCGCCCCGAACGGCGTCGGCGCGATCTTCACCGCGATCGTCGCCGTCATGTTCGCGTTCGGCGGCACCGAGATCGTCACCATCGCCGCCGCGGAGAGCTCCGAGCCCGGACGCGCCGTCGCGAAGGCCACCGGCAACGTGCTCTGGCGCGTCGCGATCTTCTACGTGTTCTCGATCCTGCTCGTCGTCGCGATCCTGCCGTGGAACGCCGCCGAGGTCCTCACCAGCCCGTTCGTCAGCGCCCTCGAACGGCTCGACGTCCCCGCCGCCGGGACCCTCATGCAGGCCGTCATCCTCACCGCCGTCCTGTCGGTGCTGAACTCGGCGATCTACGTCTCGTCCCGGATGCTGTACGTGCTCACCCGCGACGGCGACGCCCCCGCCGGGCTCGTCAAGCTGAACCGGCGCGGCGTCCCGGTCCGCGCGATCCTGCTCGGGACGGTCGCCGCGTGGGCCGCCGTCATCGCGTCCTACACCTCCCCCGACCAGGTCTTCGCGTTCCTGATGAACTCGATCGGGGTCGTGCTCGCGTTCGTCTACCTGGCGATCCTGTTCTCCCACCTGCGCCTGCGCGCGCGCCTGCGGCGCGAGGACCCGGGCAGCCTCACCTACCGCATGTGGCTGTACCCGTACCTCACCTGGACGGCCGTCGCCGCGCTCGCCGCCGTCCTGGTCTCGATGGCGCTCATGGACGATCGCCGCTCGCAGCTCGTCGCGTCCCTGGCCAGCCTCGCGGTCGTCGCCGCCGCGTACCCGCTGCGCAGGCGGTTCGGGAAGACGCCGCCGGCGCCCGCGCCGGGTCTCGCGAAGGCGCCCTGA
- a CDS encoding serine/threonine-protein kinase yields the protein MTTHPGDNGEALRPGDPERLGPYRLTGRLGRGGMGTVYLGEDAGGRRVAVKVINRELAGEGSFRERFRREVTAARQVRRFCTAPVLDAELDRDPLYVVTEYIDGPSLEKAVQERGPLPGSDLEGLAVGVATALSAIHGAGIVHRDLKPANVLLSSTGPRVIDFGIARALDAADGPTRTGQFVGTPNYLPPEILRGEPITPASDVFSWGCVVAYAGTGAAPFAGETVPAIFYRVVHEEPNLEALDPALRDVVAAALDKDPRNRPSVQELLGRLVGTGSTPDPATLAETVASGWHAAEAGAGVRDAPTLRATSVPGGGPTAPGGARPAGMLGGARPAGMLGGDPTRDDAAPRPPAPPVPPARPPSPGPSGSSGGPGGGVPRRALAVGAGVVAAVALIGFVGYKVLGGGGPPDKLATAFSDDFSSDASGWYTFGDDALYQDGRYRLKTGGSTGALSAKAPKDEIEDFPEQVLASVTVTATEGPPDARYGLLCRSGEDGVKQYMFMIRVDGKGAVLRKTNGDLGNKELATVDSVPGFDGEGPNEVQAACEVQDDDEKSVRLRLWVNGDRVFDETDSTQPLPNGKVGLQVQRGGNQAQDIGVEFDDFDMSKILE from the coding sequence ATGACCACGCACCCAGGAGACAACGGTGAGGCGCTGCGGCCCGGCGACCCCGAGCGGCTCGGCCCCTACCGGCTGACCGGACGGCTCGGCCGGGGCGGCATGGGGACCGTCTATCTGGGAGAGGACGCCGGCGGCCGGCGCGTCGCGGTCAAGGTGATCAACCGGGAGCTGGCCGGGGAGGGGTCGTTCCGGGAGCGGTTCCGGCGCGAGGTGACCGCGGCCCGGCAGGTCCGGCGGTTCTGCACGGCGCCGGTGCTGGACGCCGAACTCGACCGTGACCCGCTGTACGTCGTCACCGAGTACATCGACGGGCCGAGCCTGGAGAAGGCCGTGCAGGAGCGCGGGCCGCTGCCCGGTTCCGACCTGGAGGGCCTCGCGGTCGGGGTCGCGACCGCCCTGTCGGCCATCCACGGCGCCGGGATCGTGCACCGCGACCTCAAGCCCGCGAACGTCCTGCTGTCCTCCACCGGCCCCCGCGTCATCGACTTCGGCATCGCCCGCGCCCTCGACGCCGCCGACGGCCCCACCCGCACCGGGCAGTTCGTCGGCACCCCGAACTACCTGCCGCCGGAGATCCTGCGCGGCGAGCCGATCACCCCCGCCTCCGACGTCTTCTCGTGGGGCTGCGTCGTCGCCTACGCCGGGACGGGCGCCGCCCCGTTCGCGGGCGAGACCGTTCCCGCGATCTTCTACCGGGTGGTGCACGAGGAGCCGAACCTGGAGGCGCTCGACCCCGCGCTGCGGGACGTCGTCGCGGCCGCGCTCGACAAGGACCCCCGCAACCGCCCGTCCGTCCAGGAGCTGCTCGGCCGGCTGGTCGGCACCGGCTCCACCCCGGACCCGGCGACGCTCGCCGAGACGGTCGCGAGCGGCTGGCACGCCGCGGAGGCCGGGGCGGGCGTGCGGGACGCGCCGACGCTGCGGGCGACGTCCGTCCCGGGCGGCGGTCCCACCGCGCCCGGGGGCGCCCGGCCGGCGGGCATGCTCGGCGGCGCCCGGCCGGCGGGCATGCTCGGCGGCGACCCGACCCGCGACGACGCGGCCCCGCGCCCGCCGGCACCGCCCGTGCCGCCCGCGCGCCCGCCGTCGCCCGGTCCGTCGGGCTCGTCCGGAGGTCCGGGCGGCGGGGTCCCGCGCCGGGCGCTGGCCGTCGGCGCGGGCGTGGTCGCGGCCGTCGCGCTGATCGGCTTCGTCGGTTACAAGGTCCTCGGCGGGGGCGGTCCGCCTGACAAGCTCGCGACCGCGTTCAGCGACGACTTCTCCAGCGACGCGTCCGGCTGGTACACCTTCGGTGACGACGCCCTCTACCAGGACGGCCGCTACCGGTTGAAGACCGGCGGCAGCACGGGCGCGCTGTCCGCCAAGGCGCCCAAGGACGAGATCGAGGACTTCCCCGAGCAGGTGCTGGCCTCCGTCACGGTGACCGCCACGGAGGGGCCGCCCGACGCCCGGTACGGCCTGCTCTGCCGCTCCGGCGAGGACGGCGTCAAGCAGTACATGTTCATGATCCGCGTGGACGGCAAGGGCGCCGTGCTCCGCAAGACCAACGGGGATCTCGGCAACAAGGAACTCGCGACCGTCGACTCGGTTCCGGGATTCGACGGCGAGGGCCCGAACGAGGTCCAGGCGGCCTGCGAGGTCCAGGACGACGACGAGAAGAGCGTCCGGCTGCGCCTCTGGGTGAACGGGGACCGGGTCTTCGACGAGACCGACTCCACGCAGCCGCTCCCGAACGGCAAGGTGGGGCTGCAGGTCCAGCGGGGCGGCAACCAGGCCCAGGACATCGGCGTCGAGTTCGACGACTTCGACATGTCGAAGATCCTGGAGTAG
- a CDS encoding alpha/beta hydrolase, with protein sequence MGEDAARDVLGPGYEAIELPMGRDAEGEVVATLVRRRRPEPSRRAVLYLHGFVDYFFQRHLADFYTGLGFDFYALDLRKYGRSLRPHQTPNYIESLTEYFPEIDAALRIVRDRDEHGAVLLNGHSTGGLVAALYADRVRGKGLIDGVFLNSPFLDVNEPWPVRKIGAGLARALRPRFPKAPLPAGLSDLYARSLHREHEGEWDFDLAWKPLLGFPVRAAWLDAVRRGQLRLHRGLAIDVPVLVMASARSVRPSRRAPDVTGADAILDVEHMARWAPRLGPHVTLVRIDGGLHDLVLSAEPVRGRVFEELARWTNGYLPPEPAR encoded by the coding sequence ATGGGAGAGGACGCGGCGCGGGACGTGCTCGGCCCCGGCTACGAGGCGATCGAGCTGCCGATGGGCCGGGACGCCGAGGGCGAGGTCGTCGCGACGCTGGTGCGGCGCCGCCGCCCCGAGCCGTCCCGCCGCGCCGTGCTCTACCTGCACGGGTTCGTCGACTACTTCTTCCAGCGGCACCTGGCCGACTTCTACACCGGCCTCGGGTTCGACTTCTACGCGCTCGACCTGCGCAAGTACGGGCGCTCGCTGCGGCCCCACCAGACCCCGAACTACATCGAGAGCCTCACCGAGTACTTCCCCGAGATCGACGCGGCCCTCCGGATCGTCCGGGACCGGGACGAGCACGGCGCGGTGCTCCTCAACGGGCACTCCACCGGCGGTCTCGTCGCCGCCCTGTACGCCGACCGCGTCCGGGGGAAGGGCCTGATCGACGGCGTGTTCCTGAACAGCCCGTTCCTGGACGTCAACGAGCCCTGGCCGGTGCGCAAGATCGGCGCCGGGCTGGCCCGCGCGCTGCGCCCCCGGTTCCCGAAGGCGCCGCTGCCCGCCGGGCTGTCCGACCTCTACGCCCGGAGCCTGCACCGCGAGCACGAGGGCGAATGGGACTTCGACCTCGCCTGGAAGCCGCTGCTGGGCTTCCCCGTCCGCGCCGCCTGGCTGGACGCCGTCCGGCGCGGGCAGCTCCGGCTGCACCGCGGCCTCGCGATCGACGTCCCGGTGCTGGTGATGGCGTCGGCCCGCAGCGTCCGCCCGTCCCGCCGGGCGCCGGACGTCACGGGCGCCGACGCGATCCTGGACGTCGAGCACATGGCCCGCTGGGCGCCCCGGCTCGGCCCGCACGTGACGCTCGTCCGCATCGACGGCGGCCTGCACGACCTGGTGCTGTCGGCCGAGCCCGTGCGCGGCCGGGTGTTCGAGGAGTTGGCCCGCTGGACGAACGGGTACCTCCCGCCCGAACCGGCCCGCTGA
- a CDS encoding LysE family translocator: MVTLHQLLGFSAMALAIIVIPGPTVLFVVGRALAHGPRTAVRGAAGNALAVLALTAAVAVGVGSVVERSVVVFTALKTAGAAYIVYLGVQAIRHRGALREAVGELGEARARGRELWQGFVVGVTNPKTVVFFAAVLPQFVERERGGVPLQMLVFGLLFAALALMCDTVWGLAAGTARAWFARSPRRLAAIGGAGGMMMIGLGVTVAATGRKD; encoded by the coding sequence ATGGTGACGCTGCATCAGCTGCTCGGTTTCTCCGCGATGGCGCTGGCCATCATCGTGATTCCCGGCCCCACGGTCCTGTTCGTCGTCGGCCGGGCCCTCGCGCACGGCCCGCGTACCGCGGTGCGGGGCGCGGCCGGCAACGCGCTGGCGGTGCTGGCGCTGACGGCGGCGGTGGCGGTCGGCGTCGGGTCGGTGGTGGAACGGTCCGTGGTGGTGTTCACGGCGCTGAAGACGGCGGGCGCGGCCTACATCGTCTACCTGGGGGTGCAGGCGATCCGGCACCGGGGGGCGCTGCGGGAGGCGGTCGGGGAGCTCGGGGAGGCGCGGGCGCGGGGCCGCGAGCTGTGGCAGGGGTTCGTGGTCGGGGTGACGAACCCGAAGACGGTGGTGTTCTTCGCCGCCGTGCTGCCGCAGTTCGTCGAGCGGGAACGGGGCGGCGTCCCGCTGCAGATGCTGGTGTTCGGGCTGCTGTTCGCGGCCCTCGCGCTGATGTGCGACACCGTGTGGGGTTTGGCGGCGGGGACCGCGCGGGCGTGGTTCGCGCGGTCCCCGCGGCGGCTCGCGGCGATCGGCGGTGCCGGCGGGATGATGATGATCGGGCTCGGCGTGACCGTCGCCGCGACCGGCCGCAAGGACTGA
- a CDS encoding serine/threonine-protein kinase, with translation MTATVTAEPLAPDEPRVLGAYRLLGRLGRGGMGTVYLGAEPNGRRVAVKVINRGLAGEPAFLARFRREVAAARRVHRFCTAPVLDAELDQDPPYIVTEYIDGPNLHDAVRERGPLPGSDLEGLAVGVATALSAIHGAGIVHRDLKPANVLLSSTGPRVIDFGIARALDAADGLTRTGQFVGTPSYIAPEVLEGAPVEGASDVFAWGCVVAFAGTGRPPFRGETVAETFRRIGAEEPDLDGLDPRLREIVGAALTKDPRERPTAQDVLARLVGRESPNPERLAETVSATWGRPDGAAPADGTAGGTAGGTATGGHPLPPPVPAPDAGAAAPPVPPPAPAPDAAPGAEPAPATAARADAGGGEPTVLVDLPYPEAWQGPRRWLTLLRTLLVIPHLVVMLVMYVVLVVVLLPSCLVIPFTGRYPRPLYGLVVGCQRWSARVVAYAFGLTGEKLPPFRTLPPARRGR, from the coding sequence ATGACCGCCACCGTGACAGCCGAACCCCTCGCTCCGGACGAGCCCCGCGTCCTCGGCGCCTACCGCCTGCTCGGGCGGCTGGGCCGGGGCGGCATGGGGACCGTCTACCTGGGCGCGGAGCCCAACGGGCGCCGTGTCGCGGTGAAGGTGATCAACCGGGGGCTGGCCGGGGAACCGGCGTTCCTCGCCCGGTTCCGCCGGGAGGTGGCGGCGGCGCGGCGCGTCCACCGGTTCTGCACGGCGCCGGTCCTGGACGCGGAACTCGACCAGGACCCGCCGTACATCGTCACCGAGTACATCGACGGCCCCAACCTGCACGACGCGGTCCGCGAGCGGGGGCCGCTGCCCGGTTCCGACCTGGAGGGCCTCGCCGTCGGGGTCGCGACCGCCCTGTCGGCCATCCACGGCGCCGGGATCGTGCACCGCGACCTCAAGCCCGCGAACGTCCTGCTGTCCTCCACCGGCCCCCGCGTCATCGACTTCGGCATCGCCCGCGCCCTCGACGCCGCCGACGGCCTCACCCGTACCGGGCAGTTCGTCGGGACGCCGTCGTACATCGCGCCCGAGGTGCTGGAGGGCGCGCCGGTCGAGGGGGCGTCGGACGTCTTCGCGTGGGGCTGCGTGGTGGCGTTCGCCGGGACGGGACGGCCGCCGTTCCGCGGCGAGACGGTCGCGGAGACGTTCCGCCGCATCGGCGCGGAGGAGCCCGACCTGGACGGCCTCGACCCGCGGCTGCGGGAGATCGTCGGGGCGGCGCTGACCAAGGATCCGCGCGAGCGCCCGACCGCGCAGGACGTCCTCGCCCGGCTCGTCGGCCGGGAGAGTCCGAACCCGGAGCGGCTCGCGGAGACGGTCTCGGCGACGTGGGGGCGGCCGGACGGCGCCGCCCCGGCGGACGGCACGGCGGGCGGCACGGCGGGCGGGACCGCGACGGGCGGGCACCCGCTGCCGCCGCCGGTGCCCGCGCCGGACGCGGGCGCCGCCGCACCGCCCGTCCCGCCGCCGGCGCCCGCCCCCGACGCGGCACCGGGCGCCGAACCCGCACCCGCGACGGCGGCCCGCGCGGACGCTGGCGGCGGCGAGCCGACCGTCCTGGTCGACCTGCCCTACCCCGAGGCGTGGCAGGGTCCGCGCCGCTGGCTGACGCTGCTGCGCACCCTGCTGGTGATCCCGCACCTGGTGGTCATGCTGGTCATGTACGTGGTGCTGGTGGTCGTGCTGCTGCCGAGCTGCCTGGTCATCCCGTTCACCGGGCGCTACCCGCGCCCGCTGTACGGCCTCGTGGTCGGCTGCCAGCGGTGGTCGGCGCGGGTCGTCGCGTACGCGTTCGGCCTCACCGGCGAGAAGCTGCCGCCGTTCCGGACGCTGCCGCCCGCCCGGCGCGGACGGTGA